From a region of the Butyrivibrio sp. AE3004 genome:
- a CDS encoding glycoside hydrolase family 13 protein gives MNLSAIYHRMSEQYCYPLDQDQLIINIKTGYDVDRIYIYHGDPYDAGIMGGSEKWSGRKEEIYFKKRLKDHIWWTTTLRPEYKRCKYYFEIHSGDECIYYFEDGFLTEEEMNQEGKTLSHFIMPWMNAADVCKTPGWVNDTVWYQIFPERFCNGDESINPEICMEWQSGKVGMHDYYGGDIRGIRDKIPYLKELGITGLYLNPVFEAHSNHKYNTRDYKKVDPSFGTNEDLKMLVKEAHEAGIKVMLDAVFNHTGSDHPMWVDILEKGQESRYADWYMINKWPVEQGRDTRDGRYYSFAFAEYMPKLNTNNPEVQDYLLDIIRFWIDEFDIDGLRFDVGNEISHSFLKAVRYMTKRMKDDFYLLGEIWHDSMSWLHGDEYDSVMNYPLSTAIADFWVYKNRGRETFEYDINRCFTMYYSQVNDVLFNLLDSHDTNRLFEKAEKNEDIFYQQLAVLFTMPGSPCIYYGTEVIMDGTYDPDCRRCMPWDEIDAGKKDAEISEMKKLIGMRQNLQACKSRNFHFPNDIEKDRVVEYLKIGENESLQVYLNCEKEDVKINLKDNAEVVYSRKWNQNDDGSGLLGVNGILIIKV, from the coding sequence ATGAACTTAAGTGCTATATACCATAGAATGTCAGAACAGTATTGCTATCCACTTGATCAGGATCAGCTTATTATCAATATCAAAACCGGCTATGATGTAGACAGGATATATATCTACCACGGAGACCCCTATGATGCGGGGATCATGGGTGGAAGTGAGAAATGGAGCGGCAGGAAGGAAGAGATATATTTCAAAAAGAGGCTTAAGGATCACATCTGGTGGACGACAACTCTTCGCCCTGAGTACAAGAGATGTAAATACTATTTTGAGATTCATTCTGGTGATGAGTGCATCTACTATTTTGAGGATGGTTTTCTTACCGAGGAAGAGATGAATCAGGAGGGAAAGACCCTTTCTCATTTCATCATGCCGTGGATGAATGCTGCGGATGTATGCAAAACTCCGGGCTGGGTAAATGATACGGTGTGGTATCAGATTTTTCCCGAGAGATTTTGTAACGGTGATGAGAGCATAAATCCTGAAATTTGTATGGAATGGCAGAGCGGAAAAGTAGGAATGCATGACTACTACGGCGGTGACATTCGGGGTATAAGGGATAAAATTCCTTATCTGAAGGAACTTGGAATAACGGGCCTGTACTTAAACCCTGTGTTTGAAGCACACAGTAACCACAAGTACAACACCAGGGATTACAAGAAAGTGGATCCGTCTTTCGGAACAAATGAGGATCTTAAGATGCTGGTCAAAGAAGCGCATGAGGCTGGTATAAAAGTAATGCTTGATGCGGTTTTCAATCACACTGGCTCAGACCATCCCATGTGGGTGGATATTCTTGAAAAAGGTCAGGAATCAAGGTATGCAGACTGGTACATGATAAATAAATGGCCGGTTGAGCAGGGGCGCGACACCAGGGACGGAAGATATTATTCCTTTGCTTTTGCGGAATATATGCCAAAGCTCAATACCAATAACCCGGAGGTACAGGATTATCTATTGGATATCATTAGATTCTGGATTGATGAATTTGATATTGACGGCCTGCGGTTTGACGTGGGAAATGAGATTTCACACTCTTTTCTTAAAGCTGTGAGATATATGACCAAGCGTATGAAGGACGACTTTTATCTTCTCGGAGAAATCTGGCATGATTCAATGTCATGGCTCCACGGAGATGAGTATGACTCAGTTATGAACTATCCTCTTTCAACTGCAATTGCAGATTTCTGGGTATATAAAAACAGAGGAAGAGAGACCTTTGAGTATGATATAAACAGATGCTTTACCATGTATTACTCACAGGTAAATGATGTGCTGTTTAATCTACTTGACTCACATGACACAAACAGACTATTTGAAAAAGCTGAGAAAAACGAAGATATATTCTACCAGCAGCTTGCTGTGCTTTTCACAATGCCTGGAAGTCCCTGCATATATTACGGAACAGAGGTCATAATGGATGGGACATACGATCCTGACTGCCGCAGATGTATGCCATGGGATGAGATTGATGCAGGGAAAAAGGATGCAGAGATTTCCGAGATGAAGAAGCTGATCGGAATGAGGCAAAATCTTCAGGCATGTAAGAGCAGAAACTTTCATTTCCCTAACGATATAGAAAAGGACAGGGTAGTGGAATATCTTAAGATTGGTGAGAATGAGAGTCTTCAGGTTTATCTGAACTGCGAGAAGGAAGATGTAAAAATAAATTTAAAGGATAACGCGGAGGTGGTTTACAGCCGCAAGTGGAATCAAAATGATGACGGAAGCGGATTGCTTGGGGTAAACGGTATTTTGATTATAAAAGTATGA
- a CDS encoding sugar kinase produces the protein MDLKLRDKKDCKYDAVSLGEVMLRFDPGEGRIRTARQFKVWEGGGEYNVIRGLRRCFGMDTAVITAFADNEVGHLVEDFILQGGVDTKLIHWKKTDGIGRECRNGINFVERGFGIRGALSCSDRANTAISQATDKEFDFDYIFGELGVRWFHTGGIYAALSEQSADTVVKAIKTAKKYGTVVSYDLNYRASMWSAIGGQKKAQEVNKEIAKYVDVMIGNEEDFTACLGFEIEGNDENLKELNLDGYRKMIDEAAKVYPNFKVVATTLRTVKTATVNDWSALCWADGQIFKAKDYKGLEILDRVGGGDSFASGLVYGLMTTGDAAKAVEYGTAHGALAMTTPGDTTMATCAEVEAIMGGAGARVKR, from the coding sequence ATGGATTTAAAACTTAGAGATAAAAAAGATTGTAAATATGATGCGGTTTCACTTGGCGAGGTAATGCTCAGATTTGATCCCGGCGAAGGACGAATTCGCACAGCAAGACAGTTCAAGGTATGGGAAGGAGGCGGAGAGTATAACGTTATCCGCGGTCTTAGACGCTGCTTTGGAATGGATACAGCTGTAATCACAGCTTTTGCTGATAACGAAGTAGGACACCTTGTTGAGGATTTCATTCTGCAGGGCGGCGTGGATACAAAGCTCATTCACTGGAAAAAAACTGACGGAATCGGACGTGAGTGCAGAAACGGAATCAACTTTGTAGAAAGAGGCTTTGGAATCAGAGGAGCACTTTCCTGCTCAGACAGAGCAAACACTGCAATTTCACAGGCTACAGATAAGGAATTTGACTTTGACTATATCTTTGGCGAGCTTGGAGTTAGATGGTTCCATACAGGCGGAATATATGCAGCTCTTTCAGAACAGTCAGCAGATACCGTTGTAAAGGCGATCAAAACTGCAAAGAAATATGGAACAGTGGTTTCCTACGACCTTAACTACAGAGCTTCCATGTGGTCAGCAATTGGTGGCCAGAAGAAGGCACAGGAGGTTAATAAGGAAATCGCAAAGTACGTAGACGTAATGATAGGAAACGAAGAAGACTTCACAGCATGCCTTGGTTTTGAGATTGAAGGAAACGATGAGAACCTTAAAGAGCTCAATCTTGATGGGTATAGAAAGATGATCGATGAAGCTGCTAAGGTATATCCGAACTTCAAGGTAGTTGCAACCACACTTCGTACTGTAAAAACAGCTACAGTAAACGATTGGTCAGCTCTTTGCTGGGCAGATGGACAAATCTTCAAGGCTAAGGACTATAAGGGACTTGAGATTCTCGACAGAGTAGGCGGAGGAGATTCCTTCGCATCAGGTCTTGTTTACGGACTTATGACAACAGGGGATGCTGCAAAGGCAGTTGAGTACGGTACAGCTCACGGTGCACTTGCCATGACAACACCAGGCGATACAACAATGGCAACCTGCGCAGAGGTTGAAGCTATTATGGGCGGCGCCGGTGCAAGAGTAAAGCGATAA
- the uxaC gene encoding glucuronate isomerase → MMNFMDKDFLLSNNTAKELFEAVKDEPIIDFHNHLNPKEIYEDKCFDNMAQVWLGGDHYKWRAMRANGISEKLITGDGDDFEKFMAWAETVQNLIGNPLYHWTHLELQRYFGVDEPLNPDNAKKIWDKCNEMLHKKEFSVRNLLRMQNVAVLCTTDDPVDSLEWHKKIKKDGFEIKVLPSFRPEKALGIEKEGFADYIGTLSRTVEFHLGDSESILKALELRLSFFLENGCRVSDHSLEGLFFVPTTRKEVDKIISDKLEGKELTEEQIGKYKGYMLTELGKMYAKHDIVMQLHIGAIRNNSERFFKKLGADTGFDALNDFNYAPQLSALLSAMDLNDELPKTILYCLNPKDTEMLVAMAGTFCGNEKGIKSKVQPGAAWWFCDHKNGMERQIEAMSDGGLISTSIGMLTDSRSFLSFPRHELYRRILCNKIGTWVENGEYPKDDAYLKNMVKNICGKNAAEYFGF, encoded by the coding sequence ATGATGAATTTTATGGATAAAGATTTCCTGCTTTCAAATAATACGGCTAAAGAGCTTTTTGAGGCAGTTAAGGATGAACCGATTATAGATTTTCATAATCATTTAAACCCAAAAGAAATCTACGAGGACAAGTGCTTCGACAACATGGCACAGGTCTGGCTCGGAGGCGATCATTATAAATGGCGTGCCATGAGAGCAAACGGGATTTCTGAGAAACTGATAACCGGTGACGGTGATGATTTTGAGAAGTTTATGGCATGGGCAGAAACGGTGCAGAACCTTATAGGTAATCCTTTATATCATTGGACACACCTTGAGCTTCAGAGATACTTTGGAGTAGATGAGCCTCTTAATCCGGATAATGCTAAAAAGATATGGGATAAATGCAACGAGATGCTGCATAAAAAGGAGTTTTCAGTAAGGAACCTTTTAAGAATGCAGAATGTAGCCGTGCTTTGCACGACCGATGACCCGGTAGACAGTCTTGAATGGCATAAGAAAATTAAAAAGGACGGCTTTGAGATCAAGGTACTTCCGAGTTTCAGACCTGAGAAGGCATTAGGGATCGAAAAAGAGGGCTTTGCCGATTATATTGGGACTCTTAGCAGAACCGTAGAATTCCATCTGGGTGATTCAGAGTCTATTTTAAAAGCACTTGAGCTCAGACTTTCTTTCTTCCTGGAAAATGGATGCAGAGTTTCAGATCATAGTCTTGAGGGACTTTTCTTTGTTCCGACAACGAGAAAAGAAGTTGATAAGATTATAAGCGATAAGCTTGAAGGAAAAGAACTTACCGAGGAACAGATTGGTAAATATAAAGGATACATGCTGACAGAGCTTGGAAAAATGTATGCTAAGCATGATATCGTTATGCAGCTTCATATCGGTGCTATCAGAAATAATTCAGAGAGATTTTTCAAAAAGCTTGGAGCCGATACCGGTTTTGATGCACTTAACGACTTTAACTATGCACCGCAGTTATCGGCACTTCTTTCCGCTATGGATTTAAATGACGAGCTTCCAAAGACAATATTGTATTGCCTTAATCCTAAGGATACGGAAATGCTTGTAGCTATGGCAGGAACCTTCTGCGGCAATGAAAAAGGAATAAAGAGCAAGGTTCAGCCCGGAGCAGCCTGGTGGTTCTGTGACCATAAAAACGGTATGGAGAGACAGATTGAGGCTATGTCTGATGGGGGACTTATCTCCACATCGATAGGTATGCTTACTGATTCGAGAAGCTTTTTGTCCTTCCCCCGCCACGAACTCTACCGCAGAATTTTGTGCAACAAGATCGGCACATGGGTAGAGAACGGAGAGTATCCAAAGGATGATGCTTATTTAAAAAATATGGTTAAGAACATCTGCGGAAAAAATGCAGCAGAGTATTTTGGATTTTGA
- a CDS encoding mannitol dehydrogenase family protein, protein MKLTNEGIKDREAWEKKGYSLPGYDREKMVEKTRKNPTWIHFGAGNIFRAFQANVVEKLLNEGITDTGLIVAEGYDYEIIEKYNRPCDDLSILATLKADGTVEKKVVGSIAESCILDEENKKEIGRLREIFRSSSLQMVSFTITEKGYKTRAYMDKVVGLLLERYKAGKLPISVVSMDNCSHNGDKLKEAVVEIANEWVTVGKCESGFTDYITDKELVAFPLSMIDKITPRPDDTVKEMLIADGVEGAEPIVTTKHTYVANFVNAEETEYLVVEDLFPNGRPELEKGGIIFTDRETVDKTEKMKVCTCLNPLHTCLAIFGCLLGYTTIHDEMDDAALKKMVTILGKDEGMKVVVDPKVLSPDEFLDAVLTKRLPNPFMPDTPQRIACDTSQKLPIRFGETIKAYRASDKLSTDSLKVVPMVIAGYLRYLEGIDDEGKEFEQSPDPLLSELKALSPEEVLKREDVFGVDLYADSLANRALELYEKMKGNGNVRKELESL, encoded by the coding sequence ATGAAATTAACTAACGAAGGAATTAAGGATAGAGAAGCCTGGGAGAAAAAAGGCTATAGCCTTCCCGGTTATGATAGAGAAAAAATGGTTGAAAAGACCAGAAAGAACCCTACGTGGATTCATTTTGGTGCCGGAAATATTTTCAGGGCTTTTCAGGCAAATGTAGTAGAGAAGCTGTTAAATGAAGGAATAACAGATACAGGTCTTATTGTTGCAGAGGGTTATGATTACGAGATCATTGAAAAATATAACAGACCCTGCGATGACCTGAGTATACTTGCAACACTAAAGGCTGACGGAACAGTTGAAAAGAAGGTAGTAGGCTCTATAGCAGAGTCATGCATACTGGATGAGGAGAACAAAAAGGAAATCGGAAGACTTCGCGAGATTTTCCGCAGTTCCTCGCTTCAGATGGTCAGCTTCACAATCACAGAGAAGGGCTATAAAACCCGCGCATACATGGATAAGGTTGTGGGCCTTCTTTTGGAGAGATATAAAGCAGGAAAACTTCCGATTTCAGTTGTTTCAATGGATAACTGCTCACACAACGGAGACAAGCTTAAAGAAGCTGTAGTTGAAATCGCAAATGAGTGGGTTACAGTCGGAAAATGTGAAAGCGGATTTACAGACTATATTACAGACAAAGAGCTAGTGGCTTTCCCTCTTTCCATGATCGATAAAATAACACCCCGCCCGGATGATACGGTTAAGGAAATGCTTATTGCTGACGGAGTTGAAGGCGCAGAGCCTATTGTTACCACAAAGCATACTTACGTTGCAAATTTCGTTAATGCAGAGGAAACGGAATATCTGGTTGTTGAGGATCTTTTCCCCAACGGAAGACCTGAGCTGGAAAAGGGCGGAATCATTTTTACAGACAGAGAAACAGTTGATAAGACAGAGAAGATGAAGGTTTGCACATGTCTTAATCCCCTTCATACCTGCCTTGCGATTTTCGGCTGCCTCCTTGGATATACAACAATTCATGATGAAATGGACGATGCCGCTCTGAAAAAAATGGTGACAATCCTTGGTAAGGATGAGGGAATGAAGGTGGTTGTTGATCCTAAGGTTCTTTCACCCGATGAATTCCTGGATGCAGTGCTTACAAAGAGACTTCCCAACCCGTTCATGCCTGATACACCGCAGCGTATAGCCTGCGACACATCACAAAAGCTCCCAATCCGTTTTGGTGAGACAATTAAGGCATACAGAGCAAGTGACAAGCTTAGCACAGACAGCCTTAAGGTAGTTCCCATGGTTATCGCCGGATACTTAAGATATCTTGAGGGAATCGATGATGAGGGAAAAGAATTCGAGCAGAGCCCGGATCCGCTTCTTTCAGAGTTAAAAGCACTTTCTCCCGAAGAAGTATTAAAGAGAGAAGATGTTTTTGGTGTTGACCTCTATGCGGACAGCCTTGCGAACAGAGCACTTGAGCTTTATGAAAAAATGAAGGGCAATGGTAATGTAAGAAAGGAACTTGAAAGTCTATGA
- the uxuA gene encoding mannonate dehydratase, which yields MEMTLRWYGKDFDTVTLEQIRQIPGVKGVITTLYDTKPGEVWSRERIKAMKAEVEAAGLKVAGIESVNVHEDIKLGKPSRDQLIDNYIETLKNLGEEDIHMVCYNFMPVFDWTRTELARKRPDGSTVLAYTQEAVDALVPEEMFNSIAGDTNGSVMPGWEPDRLAHVKELFEEYKDITDEDLFENLKYFLEKIMPVCDKYDINMAIHPDDPAWPVFGLPRIIINKENIHRMMKMVDNPHNGVTFCSGSYGTNLENDLPDMIRSLKGRIHFAHVRNLKFNSPTDFEEAAHLSSDGSFDMYEIVKALYDIGFTGPIRPDHGRMIWGEKAMPGYGLYDRALGAAYINGLWEAIEKSSK from the coding sequence ATGGAAATGACACTTAGATGGTACGGAAAGGATTTTGACACCGTAACACTTGAGCAGATAAGACAGATTCCCGGAGTAAAGGGAGTTATTACAACACTTTATGATACAAAGCCGGGTGAAGTGTGGAGCCGTGAGAGAATAAAGGCAATGAAGGCAGAAGTTGAGGCAGCAGGACTCAAGGTAGCAGGCATTGAGAGCGTTAACGTTCATGAGGACATTAAGCTTGGAAAGCCCAGCCGTGACCAGCTTATAGATAACTATATCGAGACTCTTAAGAACCTCGGTGAAGAGGACATTCACATGGTATGTTACAACTTCATGCCTGTATTTGACTGGACACGTACCGAGCTTGCAAGAAAAAGACCTGATGGCTCAACAGTTCTTGCATATACTCAGGAAGCTGTTGATGCACTGGTTCCCGAGGAAATGTTTAATTCAATCGCAGGTGACACAAACGGCTCTGTTATGCCGGGATGGGAACCTGACAGACTTGCTCATGTAAAGGAGCTTTTCGAGGAGTACAAGGATATTACAGATGAGGATCTGTTTGAGAATTTGAAGTATTTCCTTGAGAAAATAATGCCTGTATGTGATAAGTACGACATAAACATGGCTATACATCCAGATGATCCCGCATGGCCGGTATTCGGACTTCCTAGAATCATCATCAATAAGGAAAACATCCATCGCATGATGAAGATGGTTGATAATCCGCATAACGGTGTTACCTTCTGCTCAGGCTCTTATGGAACAAACTTAGAGAATGACTTACCTGATATGATAAGAAGCCTCAAGGGAAGAATTCATTTTGCACATGTTCGTAATCTTAAGTTCAATTCTCCTACTGATTTTGAGGAAGCTGCGCATCTTTCAAGCGATGGAAGCTTTGATATGTATGAGATTGTTAAAGCACTATATGATATCGGATTTACAGGACCTATCCGTCCCGACCATGGACGTATGATCTGGGGAGAAAAGGCAATGCCCGGCTATGGTCTTTATGACAGAGCACTCGGAGCAGCATATATCAACGGACTCTGGGAAGCTATTGAAAAAAGTAGTAAATAA
- a CDS encoding bifunctional 4-hydroxy-2-oxoglutarate aldolase/2-dehydro-3-deoxy-phosphogluconate aldolase, translated as MFEEIKEKFEKIGIIPVVVLEDAKDAHPLGEALMKGGLPAAEVTFRTDAAEEVIKILSKDFPQMLVGAGTVLTCEQADRAMAAGAKFIVAPGFNPTVVKHCLEKGYPVTPGVQTPSEMEQAMELGLDFVKFFPAEPAGGLSMIKACAAPYTKLKFMPTGGINKDNVRDYLGFKKIVACGGTWMVKGDLIKAGDFDTVEKLTREAADIVKEIRG; from the coding sequence ATGTTTGAGGAAATAAAAGAAAAATTTGAAAAGATCGGAATCATTCCGGTTGTGGTATTAGAGGATGCAAAGGATGCACACCCGCTTGGAGAGGCACTTATGAAGGGCGGTCTTCCTGCAGCAGAGGTTACATTCAGAACAGATGCGGCAGAAGAGGTCATAAAAATTCTTTCGAAGGATTTTCCCCAAATGCTTGTTGGAGCAGGCACAGTACTTACCTGCGAACAGGCAGACAGAGCAATGGCAGCAGGTGCAAAGTTTATAGTTGCACCCGGTTTTAATCCTACTGTAGTGAAGCATTGTCTGGAGAAGGGCTACCCTGTAACTCCCGGTGTTCAGACTCCCAGTGAGATGGAGCAGGCAATGGAACTCGGACTTGATTTTGTAAAGTTTTTCCCTGCTGAACCTGCAGGCGGACTTTCAATGATAAAGGCATGCGCAGCACCATATACAAAGCTTAAATTTATGCCTACAGGCGGAATAAATAAAGATAACGTAAGAGACTATCTTGGATTTAAAAAAATAGTTGCCTGCGGTGGAACCTGGATGGTAAAGGGAGATCTTATCAAGGCAGGAGATTTTGATACAGTTGAGAAACTTACCAGAGAAGCAGCAGATATTGTTAAAGAAATCAGAGGCTGA
- a CDS encoding DNA-deoxyinosine glycosylase, whose translation MIIHPIEPVFNNESEVLILGSFPSVKSREAMFFYGHPQNRFWKVIASLYDEEIPTNIEEKKALLLKNHLAVWDVIAQCDIEGSSDSSIKNVVANDLSVILDNAQIKAIYVNGKTAEKYYKKYIEKTIGRKAICLPSTSPANAMWSFDRLLEEWRVILDN comes from the coding sequence ATGATCATTCATCCTATTGAGCCTGTTTTTAATAATGAATCTGAAGTATTGATTTTGGGAAGCTTTCCGTCAGTTAAATCACGAGAGGCTATGTTTTTCTACGGGCATCCGCAAAACAGGTTCTGGAAGGTCATAGCGTCGTTATATGATGAGGAGATTCCGACCAATATAGAAGAAAAGAAAGCTCTCTTGCTTAAAAATCATTTAGCAGTTTGGGATGTAATAGCACAGTGTGATATTGAAGGTTCCTCTGATTCATCAATAAAAAATGTGGTGGCGAATGATCTTTCTGTCATACTTGATAATGCACAGATCAAGGCTATTTATGTTAATGGAAAAACAGCTGAGAAATATTATAAAAAATATATTGAGAAAACAATAGGAAGAAAAGCTATATGCCTTCCTTCCACGAGTCCGGCAAATGCAATGTGGAGCTTCGACAGACTCTTAGAAGAATGGCGTGTGATTTTGGATAATTGA
- a CDS encoding helix-turn-helix domain-containing protein, which yields MNQYVTGAVIKELREKNRMTQLQLAEKLGVTDKSISKWETSRGLPDITLLEPIAEVFKISVTELISGNTIHNANVSANMLRSKFYVCPVCGNVIHSMGEVAIHCHGIQLIPLEAEHSDEHHMVFIERVEDEYYVRIDHSMTKEHYISFVAAASSGDMQIVKLYPEGGAEARFKIKEVRRIFFYCNRDGLFSIDPVKGIDDKESGYDDSKERRELEKAADMLFG from the coding sequence ATGAACCAATATGTTACAGGTGCAGTGATTAAGGAACTGCGGGAAAAGAACAGGATGACACAGCTTCAGCTGGCTGAAAAGTTGGGAGTGACTGATAAAAGCATCTCAAAATGGGAAACTTCGAGAGGGCTTCCAGATATTACCCTGCTGGAGCCTATAGCTGAGGTATTTAAGATTTCAGTTACGGAGCTGATATCCGGCAATACCATTCATAATGCGAATGTATCCGCAAATATGCTGCGGTCTAAATTTTATGTCTGCCCGGTCTGTGGGAATGTAATACACAGCATGGGCGAAGTGGCGATTCATTGTCATGGCATCCAGCTTATTCCTTTAGAGGCAGAGCATTCAGATGAGCATCACATGGTTTTCATCGAGCGCGTTGAGGATGAATACTATGTGCGGATTGACCACAGCATGACGAAGGAGCATTATATTTCGTTTGTGGCGGCGGCTTCATCCGGTGATATGCAGATAGTAAAGCTTTATCCGGAGGGAGGTGCTGAGGCACGGTTTAAGATCAAGGAAGTCAGAAGAATCTTCTTTTACTGTAACCGTGATGGCCTGTTTTCAATCGATCCGGTAAAGGGCATTGATGACAAGGAAAGCGGATATGATGATTCCAAGGAACGAAGGGAACTGGAAAAGGCAGCGGACATGCTGTTTGGATAG
- a CDS encoding CatA-like O-acetyltransferase: MIWGRYRKKLFRYYLPISFQFHHTQMDGAHAGRFLANLQNEIKQLR; the protein is encoded by the coding sequence ATGATATGGGGAAGGTACAGAAAAAAGCTGTTTCGATATTATCTGCCGATATCATTTCAATTCCATCATACACAGATGGATGGTGCCCATGCAGGTAGGTTTCTTGCAAATCTACAAAATGAAATCAAGCAGTTACGATAG
- a CDS encoding CDP-alcohol phosphatidyltransferase family protein: MVDGIIARKTNSVSEFGSRFDSIADFVFVAVCLVKILSVIDNSVWLYAWTAVIALIKIINILSGYAMQKKYVAVHTTMNKVTGVLLFMFPLTLSIIPS; the protein is encoded by the coding sequence ATGGTCGATGGAATCATCGCGAGGAAAACAAATTCAGTCAGTGAATTTGGATCGAGATTCGATTCAATCGCTGATTTTGTATTTGTGGCCGTTTGTCTGGTAAAGATTCTTTCAGTAATAGATAATTCGGTATGGCTGTATGCATGGACGGCGGTTATCGCTTTAATAAAGATAATCAACATTCTTTCCGGGTATGCCATGCAGAAGAAATATGTTGCGGTGCATACGACGATGAACAAGGTGACGGGCGTGCTGCTTTTCATGTTTCCGCTGACATTATCAATAATCCCTTCATGA
- a CDS encoding HIT family protein, translating into MTRKDILGNEIKSECVGCAIGRGEVNLPGGIIYDGESIILAADPEIPIPGFLIITSKRHIQSFAELTADERTEIGNTIAIAERALKELKIAETVTLVQEERSKHFHIWIFPNQEWMLEKFGYGLQYLRDINAFAKDNASDADIENVISTAEEIKKYIESEDKYD; encoded by the coding sequence ATGACCAGAAAAGATATATTAGGGAATGAAATTAAGTCTGAGTGCGTAGGATGCGCAATTGGGCGTGGCGAGGTGAATCTTCCCGGGGGAATTATTTATGATGGGGAGTCAATTATTCTTGCGGCAGATCCGGAGATTCCAATTCCCGGTTTTCTAATAATTACAAGTAAAAGACACATTCAGTCTTTTGCGGAATTAACTGCAGACGAGAGAACTGAGATAGGAAATACAATAGCAATTGCAGAAAGAGCTCTAAAGGAACTGAAAATTGCTGAAACTGTTACTTTGGTGCAGGAAGAACGCTCCAAGCACTTTCATATATGGATTTTTCCTAATCAGGAGTGGATGCTGGAAAAATTCGGATATGGTTTGCAGTATCTGCGTGATATCAATGCTTTTGCCAAAGATAATGCTTCTGATGCGGATATTGAAAACGTGATAAGTACTGCCGAAGAAATCAAGAAATACATAGAAAGCGAAGACAAATATGACTAA
- a CDS encoding NUDIX hydrolase, producing the protein MDNKLFPERLDRNKVYECGIFSLYTDKVKLPSGYIIEKYHQIHHHHEGVSIVVFNDKDEILMIREMRYTVGHLEWEIPAGGVEDGESIEEAARREVMEETGCTVKDLKFLCSQNPSNGMSDQVMHVFGAKVDSEGRINDTDEVADKVWMPIAEVKELLRNNQTKDGIAILAILFALQFYEY; encoded by the coding sequence ATGGATAATAAGCTCTTTCCGGAGAGGCTTGATAGAAACAAAGTATATGAATGTGGAATATTTTCGTTATATACAGATAAAGTCAAGCTTCCAAGTGGGTATATCATTGAAAAATATCACCAGATTCATCACCATCATGAGGGTGTTTCAATAGTTGTCTTTAATGATAAAGATGAGATATTGATGATCAGAGAAATGCGATATACTGTGGGACATCTGGAGTGGGAAATTCCTGCGGGCGGAGTAGAAGATGGAGAGTCAATAGAAGAAGCTGCCAGAAGAGAGGTTATGGAAGAAACCGGATGCACAGTGAAAGACCTTAAGTTCTTGTGCTCTCAGAATCCGTCAAATGGTATGTCAGATCAGGTGATGCATGTTTTCGGTGCTAAGGTGGATTCTGAAGGACGGATCAATGATACTGATGAAGTAGCAGATAAAGTATGGATGCCAATTGCAGAGGTGAAAGAGCTTCTTAGAAACAACCAGACAAAGGATGGCATTGCTATTTTGGCAATCCTTTTTGCATTACAGTTTTATGAGTATTGA